The window TTCTATCTTTGCACACACAGGTACGTGATACAAGTGTTCTTGTGAGGATGAGGCCTTCATGGGAGGAGCTTCGTAGCTATTTGACAGCAAAAGGGCGCAAGCGTTTTGAAGTATATGTTTGCACAATGGCTGAGAGAGATTACGCTTTGGAGATGTGGAGGCTCCTTGATCCAGAAGGGAATTTGATAAACGCAAATGACTTGCTGTCTCGCATTGTTTGTGTGAAAGCTGGTACATTCCTTGTGTTTTTAACTTTGCCTGCTTATTATCTATCATGGTATTGTTTCTTACAAACTTGTAATTAACCACCACaggttttaaaaaatcattgttCAATGTGTTTCTCGACGCAACATGCCATCCGAAGATGGCTCTGGTAATTGATGATCGGCTGAAAGTTTGGGATGAGAAGGATCAGCCGAGAGTGTATGTGGTCCCTGCTTTTGCTCCCTACTATTCTCCTCAAGCCGAAGTAAGTATAATCTTTTACTTTGGTTCATTTTCGATATGAAAATTGCACAATCTGAAGAATATATATCCAAAGAATACATATATCGTATTTCCTTTTCTGTAGGCAGCTGCAACACCAGTACTGTGTGTTACCAGAAATGTTGCTTGCGGTGTCAGAGGTGGATTTTTCAGGTGAAATGTAATGTTTAGATAATAGACGTTTGTTTCCTTGACATCTAATGCTAAATCAAAGGTGCTTCCTTAGTACATTCTGACGGTGAAGTGATATTTGAACTTGGTAACAGGGATTTTGATGATAGTCTGCTACAAAGGATTGCTCAAATATCTTACGAGAATGATGTTGAGGATATTCCTTCTCCGCCTGATGTCAGCCATTACCTGGTGCCAGAGGTTAGTGGTGATTCTTACTTACACTGCAAACTGCTTGCCAGTAGCTCATTCTCTTTTCAATGTAGGACGACTCCTCTGGTGTAAATGGGAACAAAGATCCACTTGTTTTTGACGGGATGGCTGATGCTGAAGTGGAGAGAAGAATGAAggttattacattttttttttcgggTTTAATGTTTTCTGTTCAATGATGAGagttaaatacattttttcctTCTAAGCAGGAGGCAATCTCTGGATCTTCAGTTGTCCTTCCAGCGGCAAATATAGATCCAAGGATAGCTGCTCCGGTTCAGTACCCCATGGCTTCTGCTCTTTCTGTTCCCGCTCCAGTTCCAGTACCACAACCACCACAACCATCAGCTATGGCTTTTCCAAGTACTCAGTTTCAACAACCGACATCAATAGCGAAACACTTGGTTCCTTCAGAACCAAGCTTGCAGAGTTCTCCTGCTAGAGAGGAAGGTGAGGTACCTGAATCAGAGTTAGATCCAGATACTAGGAGGAGGCTCCTCATATTGCAACATGGACAAGATACTAGAGATGCTGCTCCAAGTGAACCTCCGTTTCCTCAGAGACCTCCTGTTCAAGCTCCTCCGCCTCCACATGTGCAGCCACGAAATGGTTGGTTTCCTGTTGAGGAGGAGATTGACCCAGCTCCACTTCGTCGAACAGCCTCCAAAGAATATCCGTTGGATTCTGAAAGCTTGAACAGGCCACGTCATCAATCCTTTTTTCCTAAGATTGAGAACTCAACTCAATCTGACAGGTTGCCTCATGAGAATCGAAGGCTACCAAAGGAGCCGCTTCGGAGAGATGAACAATTACGGTCAAACAACAATACACCAGGGTCTCATCCTTTCTATGGTAAGcaatcaatgtttttttttcttcttgtatcATCTGGTTCTGAAGATAAATTGCTGATTTGGGATGGGACTCTCTAGGGGAAGAGTCATCTTGGAATCAGTCTTCTTCTAGAAACAGTGATCTTGACTTCATACCtggacgaagtgtctcagcaaCAGAGAACCCAGCTGAAGTTCTACATCAGATTGCTGTTAAATGTGGATCCAAGGTGTGTGATCATCATCATGATATTCTGATTACCATTAATTCCATGCGCGagttgatttatatatatattccatgACAATGTAGGTGGACTACAAACCTGGTTTGGTTGCTACTACAGATTTGCGGTTCTCTGTTGAGGTACATTTACCAAAGCTTTCACTTTTAGATATTGCATGTTCTGAGTAGTTTTGGTGGAACCTATGCTACTATCATATGCCACATCTTTTAAGATCCTCTCTTCCCTTAGATGAGAGTTACTTTTGTTGATTGTGTCAACTGTCCAATTaatctatgttttttatttGAAGGCTTGGTTATCTGGTGAAAAAATAGGAGAAGGGATTGGCAAATCGAGACGAGAAGCCCTGCGCAAGGCTTCTGAAGTTTCTATCCAGAACTTAGCTGGTAAGCTGTTCTGACTCATGACTTGGTCTTTTTGCTGAAACCTTCACATTTAGTATGAGAATGGGTTTATATCAATGAGCATGAGACTTTCTGCAGATATATATTTGTCTCGTGCAAATGGCGACCCAGGTTCGAGCCACAGGGATGTTAGCCCCTTCGCTAATGGCAATATAATTATGGGAAACGCAAACGCGCTTGATAAACAGCCATTTGCTAGAGATGAGACAGCGATGCCAGTTCCTTCTAGACCTACAGATCCAAGATTAGAAGGCTCCATGAGGCACACTGGCTCCATTACTGCTCTCAGGGAACTGGTACGCATCCCCCTAATCTAGATACTGTTGCTTGCTCAGTTGTCTCATCTTTGATACATAATTTCAGTGTGCATCGGAGGGTTGGGA of the Brassica rapa cultivar Chiifu-401-42 chromosome A03, CAAS_Brap_v3.01, whole genome shotgun sequence genome contains:
- the LOC103861241 gene encoding RNA polymerase II C-terminal domain phosphatase-like 1, encoding MYRVQVYHEDGRFGEMEIHPPPREPDDDVLRKKKQREVMEQVKIGIRVTRFSHPSERCPPLAVLTTVSSCGLCFKLEAPASSTAQEPLTLLHSSCLTDNKTAVMSLGEEELHLVAMYSENINNDRPCFWAFTVASGIYDSCLVMLNLRCLGIVFDLDETLVVANTTRTFDDKIEALQRRINNEMDPQRIAVMVAEMKRYQDDKVLLKQYVESDQVVENGEVIKVQSEIVPALSDNHQPLVRPLIRLPEKNIILTRINPMVRDTSVLVRMRPSWEELRSYLTAKGRKRFEVYVCTMAERDYALEMWRLLDPEGNLINANDLLSRIVCVKAGFKKSLFNVFLDATCHPKMALVIDDRLKVWDEKDQPRVYVVPAFAPYYSPQAEAAATPVLCVTRNVACGVRGGFFRDFDDSLLQRIAQISYENDVEDIPSPPDVSHYLVPEDDSSGVNGNKDPLVFDGMADAEVERRMKEAISGSSVVLPAANIDPRIAAPVQYPMASALSVPAPVPVPQPPQPSAMAFPSTQFQQPTSIAKHLVPSEPSLQSSPAREEGEVPESELDPDTRRRLLILQHGQDTRDAAPSEPPFPQRPPVQAPPPPHVQPRNGWFPVEEEIDPAPLRRTASKEYPLDSESLNRPRHQSFFPKIENSTQSDRLPHENRRLPKEPLRRDEQLRSNNNTPGSHPFYGEESSWNQSSSRNSDLDFIPGRSVSATENPAEVLHQIAVKCGSKVDYKPGLVATTDLRFSVEAWLSGEKIGEGIGKSRREALRKASEVSIQNLADIYLSRANGDPGSSHRDVSPFANGNIIMGNANALDKQPFARDETAMPVPSRPTDPRLEGSMRHTGSITALRELCASEGWEMSFQSQRPLHSDMVHRDELHAQVEIDGRVLGEGVGSTWDEARMQAAERALYSMRSMPPLHRRQGSPRSFGGMSNKRLKPNFQRMPSSGRYS